A portion of the Gossypium arboreum isolate Shixiya-1 chromosome 8, ASM2569848v2, whole genome shotgun sequence genome contains these proteins:
- the LOC128296666 gene encoding secreted RxLR effector protein 161-like — MKILNKFSMQNCKATSTPIAIGEKLSSHGNFEQVNESVYRSSVGCLFYLTATRPDIMFAVSLLSRFMHCCNEKYFQAAKRVLRYIKGTLSHGMLFNKAESLKLFGYTGSDWGGSIDDMKSTSGYVFTLGSTIFYWSSKKQSVVAQSTAEAEYVAAVGAVNQAIWLRKILDDLNLHQEEAIWIICDN, encoded by the coding sequence ATGAAGATACTGAACAAGTTCTCAATGCAAAATTGCAAGGCTACAAGTACTCCAATTGCTATAGGAGAGAAACTATCGAGCCATGGCAATTTTGAGCAAGTAAATGAATCTGTTTATAGAAGCTCGGTTggttgtttgttttatttaactgCCACTAGACCAGACATTATGTTTGCTGTCAGTTTACTCTCAAGATTCATGCATTGTTGCAATGAGAAGTACTTTCAAGCTGCCAAACGAGTGCTTAGATACATCAAGGGTACTTTAAGCCATGGAATGCTATTTAACAAGGCTGAAAGTTTGAAACTTTTTGGATACACAGGCAGTGACTGGGGAGGTTCAATAGATGACATGAAAAGCACATCAGGGTATGTCTTCACCCTTGGCTCAACTATCTTTTACTGGAGTTCAAAGAAACAAAGTGTGGTTGCTCAGTCCACTGCTGAAGCTGAATATGTAGCAGCTGTTGGGGCTGTAAATCAAGCCATATGGCTAAGGAAGATCTTAGATGACCTCAACTTACATCAAGAAGAAGCAATATGGATCATATGTGACAATTAA
- the LOC128296542 gene encoding receptor-like protein 15 produces MLAQSDSLRFLRLSNNHLSGKITPTIFFSTSLRLLYLDGNNFEGNIPSIDISAFPVYSLIDMDLSNNNLSGKLPRWIWNVSNLNALALSNNQLKGLIPMELCYLDSLRILDLSENNFSGPIPSCFGAQSIIHLYLSKNRLSGTLTNAFFNSSSLVTLDLSENQLNGEIPYQIGTLSALSVLLLKANYFIGEIPIEICKLYSLSIIDLSQNKLFGLIPSCLSRLTLEPNDKKYSTKTYWEDFGGIFEPGNYFGMTEFEFFTLRGSESFYVDFEIENQMEEKVEYTTKKAFCTYKGNILEYMSEIDLSCNRLTGEIPIEIGNLSEIRSLNLSHNNLTGHIPSTFSKLKQIESLDLSHNNLIGRIPAQLTELYTLAVFNVSYNNLSGSIPSPKAQFGTFDESSYVVNPFLCGHLLHKNCSDLDSPSTTAPSTSNDEEKSGLMDMYIFWVTFFVSYVIVLLVIVLILYINPYWRQAWFSFVEHCIKTCQYLIEDYLLRFSIFKRSG; encoded by the coding sequence ATGTTAGCTCAAAGTGACTCGTTGAGGTTTCTTAGGCTATCAAATAATCATCTAAGTGGGAAGATAACCCCAACGATCTTTTTCTCAACTTCATTACGATTGTTATATTTAGATGGCAATAACTTTGAAGGAAATATACCTAGCATTGATATCTCAGCTTTCCCTGTGTATTCCCTTATTGATATGGATTTAAGTAACAACAATTTGTCCGGAAAGCTCCCAAGATGGATATGGAACGTGTCAAATTTAAATGCATTGGCATTATCCAACAATCAGCTCAAGGGTCTCATTCCAATGGAATTGTGCTATTTGGATTCCCTTAGAATTTTGGACCTTTCAGAAAATAATTTTTCTGGCCCAATACCATCTTGCTTCGGTGCACAATCTATCATACATCTCTATTTGAGCAAAAATAGATTAAGTGGAACCTTGACAAATGCATTCTTTAATAGCTCTTCCTTGGTGACTTTAGATCTTAGTGAAAACCAATTGAATGGAGAAATTCCATACCAGATTGGAACTCTTTCTGCTTTGAGTGTCCTCCTTCTAAAAGCCAATTATTTTATTGGAGAAATTCCCATTGAGATATGTAAATTGTATTCTTTAAGTATAATTGATCTTTCTCAAAATAAGCTTTTTGGTCTGATACCTTCTTGTTTGAGTCGTTTAACTCTTGAGCCAAACGataaaaaatattcaacaaagacTTATTGGGAGGACTTTGGAGGAATCTTTGAGCCGGGTAATTACTTTGGAATGACTGAATTTGAATTTTTCACTTTAAGAGGAAGCGAATCATTCTATGTAGATTTTGAAATTGAGAATCAAATGGAAGAAAAGGTGGAATATACAACAAAAAAAGCATTTTGCACATACAAGGGAAACATTCTTGAATACATGTCGGAAATTGATTTATCATGCAATAGATTAACAGGTGAAATCCCCATAGAGATTGGAAATTTGAGTGAAATTCGATCACTAAACTTGTCACACAACAATTTGACTGGACATATACCGTCAACATTCTCAAAGCTTAAGCAAATTGAGAGTCTGGACCTTTCTCACAACAACCTAATTGGAAGAATCCCTGCTCAATTGACGGAGTTGTACACCTTAGCAGTCTTCAATGTGTCATACAATAACTTGTCAGGGAGTATTCCGTCTCCAAAAGCTCAATTTGGAACCTTTGATGAAAGCAGTTATGTGGTGAATCCTTTTCTCTGCGGGCATCTGCTGCATAAAAATTGCAGTGACCTTGATTCACCTTCAACAACAGCACCAAGTACATCAAACGATGAAGAAAAAAGTGGTTTGATGGACATGTATATTTTCTGGGTGACCTTTTTTGTTTCTTATGTAATTGTGTTGTTGGTTATTGTTCTCATCCTGTATATAAATCCTTATTGGCGACAAGCATGGTTTTCTTTTGTTGAACACTGCATCAAGACCTGCCAGTATCTTATTGAGGACTATCTTCTGCGATTTTCCATCTTCAAAAGGAGTGGGTAG
- the LOC108465864 gene encoding receptor-like protein 13 isoform X3 yields the protein MEAKSLWVLLTTLLFIIQGWRQTEGCLEQERIALFQLKSFFNGNYSLKDWVNVKGSNCCEWEGVECNITTERVIGLYLNFARQWDNREWISNPYGYLNVSLFLPFEELKSLELSGNEIADLVDNQVSVSSAFNNLEILVLTQNYFNDSILSKLKSLTNLKTLELNFNSIKSLRHFQGEKVQPMMNIEVLNLDYNFLNNNDLAYLKGLSSLKSLSIGGNQLEGAAGITDGERPLNLTNLEELNLDENSFTNNLLAQLSGFSNLKSSSIRNNQLKGSINIKELLDTLSNLEELDMSGNEVKEFVPIKNKENGSLGKLKVANLNGVFNNGAASLIQLLETFSSVNTIHLRGNYFNDTFSTQDQLHVPSKIEELVLDRSSLNNNIFQSIGVLASLKILSLSGCGLSGTLPTQGWCDLRKFEVLDLSENALKGTLPSCLANLSSLHYLDISGNQFVGKGASTALANLTLLRFISLSRNLFEVPSIFISFANHSHLKVLSSNQNKLVEEPTIPTWVPKFQLKAFRLSNCTTNELHIEIPKFLYYQNNLSIIDLSYNNFEGKVPFWLLENNTRMEAFLMKGNSFIGHLNLPSHPNPKISFVDISDNKIQGPIPVNICSIFPQLNGLNLAGNSFQGNIPPCLGSLTTSNLLLDLSHN from the exons ATGGAGGCTAAATCGTTGTGGGTATTACTCACTACACTTCTGTTCATCATACAAGGGTGGCGACAGACTGAGGGGTGCTTGGAGCAGGAGAGAATTGCTCTCTTccaactcaaatctttcttcaaTGGCAATTACTCTTTGAAAGACTGGGTGAATGTAAAGGGTTCGAATTGTTGTGAATGGGAAGGAGTTGAGTGCAACATCACTACTGAACGAGTAATAGGTCTCTATCTTAATTTCGCACGTCAATGGGATAACCGTGAATGGATATCAAATCCATATGGGTATCTCAATGTCTCTTTATTTCTTCCATTTGAGGAACTGAAGAGCCTTGAGTTGAGTGGAAATGAAATTGCAGATCTTGTAGATAACCAAG TATCTGTATCATCTGCTTTCAACAACTTAGAAATTCTTGTATTAACTCAGAATTACTTCAATGATAGTATCCTATCAA AATtgaagagtttgacaaacttgaAGACGTTAGAATTAAACTTCAATAGTATCAAAAGCCTCCGACACTTTCAAG GTGAGAAAGTGCAACCGATGATGAATATAGAAGTGCTTAATTTGGATTATAATTTCTTGAACAACAATGATCTGGCATATCTCAAGGGGTTATCAAGTTTAAAGTCCTTGAGTATTGGGGGAAATCAATTGGAAGGGGCAGCAGGTATTACAG ATGGTGAGAGGCCACTTAATTTGACCAATTTAGAAGAGCTTAATTTGGATGAAAACTCCTTCACGAACAACTTATTGGCACAGCTAAGTGGGTTTTCTAATCTAAAGTCATCGAGTATACGGAATAATCAGCTTAAAGGATCAATAAATATTAAAG AATTATTAGATACTTTAAGCAACTTAGAGGAGTTGGACATGAGTGGAAATGAGGTGAAGGAATTTGTGCCCATAAAGAATAAAG AAAATGGAAGTTTAGGAAAGCTAAAGGTTGCTAACTTAAACGGGGTGTTCAACAATGGAGCTGCTTCTCTAATACAACTCTTGGAGACATTCTCATCTGTTAATACCATACATTTGAGAGGCAATTACTTTAATGACACTTTTTCTACTCAAG ATCAATTGCATGTGCCAAGCAAAATAGAGGAATTAGTACTAGATCGATCATCTCTCAACAACAACATTTTTCAAAGCATTGGTGTATTGGCTTCTCTTAAAATTTTGTCTTTGAGTGGTTGTGGGCTGTCTGGGACATTACCTACCCaag GATGGTGTGATTTACGAAAATTTGAGGTGTTGGATCTTAGTGAAAATGCTCTTAAAGGAACCCTCCCTTCATGTTTGGCTAACTTGTCATCACTTCATTATTTGGATATTTCCGGTAATCAATTCGTCGGGAAAGGCGCCTCCACTGCCTTAGCCAATCTCACTTTGCTTAGATTCATTTCTCTTTCACGAAACCTATTCGAAGTTCCTTCCATTTTCATATCATTTGCCAACCATTCACACCTCAAAGTACTCTCCAGCAATCAAAACAAGTTAGTCGAAGAGCCTACCATTCCAACATGGGTCCCAAAGTTCCAACTAAAAGCCTTTCGTTTGTCAAACTGCACAACAAATGAACTCCATATTGAAATTCCGAAATTCCtctattaccaaaataacctgAGTATTATTGATCTTTCATATAATAATTTTGAAGGGAAGGTTCCTTTTTGGTTGTTAGAGAACAATACAAGAATGGAAGcatttttaatgaagggtaactCTTTTATTGGCCATCTCAATCTTCCATCTCATCCGAATCCAAAGATATCCTTTGTTGATATATCTGACAACAAAATACAAGGTCCAATTCCAGTAAACATTTGTTCAATCTTTCCACAACTAAATGGGTTAAACCTCGCAGGCAATTCCTTTCAAGGTAATATTCCTCCTTGTCTGGGTAGTTTGACCacttcaaatttattattagatCTGTCACATAATTAG
- the LOC108465864 gene encoding receptor-like protein 13 isoform X2, with the protein MEAKSLWVLLTTLLFIIQGWRQTEGCLEQERIALFQLKSFFNGNYSLKDWVNVKGSNCCEWEGVECNITTERVIGLYLNFARQWDNREWISNPYGYLNVSLFLPFEELKSLELSGNEIADLVDNQVSVSSAFNNLEILVLTQNYFNDSILSSEKVQPMMNIEVLNLDYNFLNNNDLAYLKGLSSLKSLSIGGNQLEGAAGITVLNNLTKLNKLDLSDNKIDSLQSSHDGERPLNLTNLEELNLDENSFTNNLLAQLSGFSNLKSSSIRNNQLKGSINIKELLDTLSNLEELDMSGNEVKEFVPIKNKENGSLGKLKVANLNGVFNNGAASLIQLLETFSSVNTIHLRGNYFNDTFSTQDQLHVPSKIEELVLDRSSLNNNIFQSIGVLASLKILSLSGCGLSGTLPTQGWCDLRKFEVLDLSENALKGTLPSCLANLSSLHYLDISGNQFVGKGASTALANLTLLRFISLSRNLFEVPSIFISFANHSHLKVLSSNQNKLVEEPTIPTWVPKFQLKAFRLSNCTTNELHIEIPKFLYYQNNLSIIDLSYNNFEGKVPFWLLENNTRMEAFLMKGNSFIGHLNLPSHPNPKISFVDISDNKIQGPIPVNICSIFPQLNGLNLAGNSFQGNIPPCLGSLTTSNLLLDLSHN; encoded by the exons ATGGAGGCTAAATCGTTGTGGGTATTACTCACTACACTTCTGTTCATCATACAAGGGTGGCGACAGACTGAGGGGTGCTTGGAGCAGGAGAGAATTGCTCTCTTccaactcaaatctttcttcaaTGGCAATTACTCTTTGAAAGACTGGGTGAATGTAAAGGGTTCGAATTGTTGTGAATGGGAAGGAGTTGAGTGCAACATCACTACTGAACGAGTAATAGGTCTCTATCTTAATTTCGCACGTCAATGGGATAACCGTGAATGGATATCAAATCCATATGGGTATCTCAATGTCTCTTTATTTCTTCCATTTGAGGAACTGAAGAGCCTTGAGTTGAGTGGAAATGAAATTGCAGATCTTGTAGATAACCAAG TATCTGTATCATCTGCTTTCAACAACTTAGAAATTCTTGTATTAACTCAGAATTACTTCAATGATAGTATCCTATCAA GTGAGAAAGTGCAACCGATGATGAATATAGAAGTGCTTAATTTGGATTATAATTTCTTGAACAACAATGATCTGGCATATCTCAAGGGGTTATCAAGTTTAAAGTCCTTGAGTATTGGGGGAAATCAATTGGAAGGGGCAGCAGGTATTACAG TATTGAATAATTTGACAAAGCTAAACAAGTTGGATTTGAGTGACAATAAAATTGACAGCCTCCAGTCTTCCCATG ATGGTGAGAGGCCACTTAATTTGACCAATTTAGAAGAGCTTAATTTGGATGAAAACTCCTTCACGAACAACTTATTGGCACAGCTAAGTGGGTTTTCTAATCTAAAGTCATCGAGTATACGGAATAATCAGCTTAAAGGATCAATAAATATTAAAG AATTATTAGATACTTTAAGCAACTTAGAGGAGTTGGACATGAGTGGAAATGAGGTGAAGGAATTTGTGCCCATAAAGAATAAAG AAAATGGAAGTTTAGGAAAGCTAAAGGTTGCTAACTTAAACGGGGTGTTCAACAATGGAGCTGCTTCTCTAATACAACTCTTGGAGACATTCTCATCTGTTAATACCATACATTTGAGAGGCAATTACTTTAATGACACTTTTTCTACTCAAG ATCAATTGCATGTGCCAAGCAAAATAGAGGAATTAGTACTAGATCGATCATCTCTCAACAACAACATTTTTCAAAGCATTGGTGTATTGGCTTCTCTTAAAATTTTGTCTTTGAGTGGTTGTGGGCTGTCTGGGACATTACCTACCCaag GATGGTGTGATTTACGAAAATTTGAGGTGTTGGATCTTAGTGAAAATGCTCTTAAAGGAACCCTCCCTTCATGTTTGGCTAACTTGTCATCACTTCATTATTTGGATATTTCCGGTAATCAATTCGTCGGGAAAGGCGCCTCCACTGCCTTAGCCAATCTCACTTTGCTTAGATTCATTTCTCTTTCACGAAACCTATTCGAAGTTCCTTCCATTTTCATATCATTTGCCAACCATTCACACCTCAAAGTACTCTCCAGCAATCAAAACAAGTTAGTCGAAGAGCCTACCATTCCAACATGGGTCCCAAAGTTCCAACTAAAAGCCTTTCGTTTGTCAAACTGCACAACAAATGAACTCCATATTGAAATTCCGAAATTCCtctattaccaaaataacctgAGTATTATTGATCTTTCATATAATAATTTTGAAGGGAAGGTTCCTTTTTGGTTGTTAGAGAACAATACAAGAATGGAAGcatttttaatgaagggtaactCTTTTATTGGCCATCTCAATCTTCCATCTCATCCGAATCCAAAGATATCCTTTGTTGATATATCTGACAACAAAATACAAGGTCCAATTCCAGTAAACATTTGTTCAATCTTTCCACAACTAAATGGGTTAAACCTCGCAGGCAATTCCTTTCAAGGTAATATTCCTCCTTGTCTGGGTAGTTTGACCacttcaaatttattattagatCTGTCACATAATTAG
- the LOC108465864 gene encoding receptor-like protein 13 isoform X1, whose product MEAKSLWVLLTTLLFIIQGWRQTEGCLEQERIALFQLKSFFNGNYSLKDWVNVKGSNCCEWEGVECNITTERVIGLYLNFARQWDNREWISNPYGYLNVSLFLPFEELKSLELSGNEIADLVDNQVSVSSAFNNLEILVLTQNYFNDSILSKLKSLTNLKTLELNFNSIKSLRHFQGEKVQPMMNIEVLNLDYNFLNNNDLAYLKGLSSLKSLSIGGNQLEGAAGITVLNNLTKLNKLDLSDNKIDSLQSSHDGERPLNLTNLEELNLDENSFTNNLLAQLSGFSNLKSSSIRNNQLKGSINIKELLDTLSNLEELDMSGNEVKEFVPIKNKENGSLGKLKVANLNGVFNNGAASLIQLLETFSSVNTIHLRGNYFNDTFSTQDQLHVPSKIEELVLDRSSLNNNIFQSIGVLASLKILSLSGCGLSGTLPTQGWCDLRKFEVLDLSENALKGTLPSCLANLSSLHYLDISGNQFVGKGASTALANLTLLRFISLSRNLFEVPSIFISFANHSHLKVLSSNQNKLVEEPTIPTWVPKFQLKAFRLSNCTTNELHIEIPKFLYYQNNLSIIDLSYNNFEGKVPFWLLENNTRMEAFLMKGNSFIGHLNLPSHPNPKISFVDISDNKIQGPIPVNICSIFPQLNGLNLAGNSFQGNIPPCLGSLTTSNLLLDLSHN is encoded by the exons ATGGAGGCTAAATCGTTGTGGGTATTACTCACTACACTTCTGTTCATCATACAAGGGTGGCGACAGACTGAGGGGTGCTTGGAGCAGGAGAGAATTGCTCTCTTccaactcaaatctttcttcaaTGGCAATTACTCTTTGAAAGACTGGGTGAATGTAAAGGGTTCGAATTGTTGTGAATGGGAAGGAGTTGAGTGCAACATCACTACTGAACGAGTAATAGGTCTCTATCTTAATTTCGCACGTCAATGGGATAACCGTGAATGGATATCAAATCCATATGGGTATCTCAATGTCTCTTTATTTCTTCCATTTGAGGAACTGAAGAGCCTTGAGTTGAGTGGAAATGAAATTGCAGATCTTGTAGATAACCAAG TATCTGTATCATCTGCTTTCAACAACTTAGAAATTCTTGTATTAACTCAGAATTACTTCAATGATAGTATCCTATCAA AATtgaagagtttgacaaacttgaAGACGTTAGAATTAAACTTCAATAGTATCAAAAGCCTCCGACACTTTCAAG GTGAGAAAGTGCAACCGATGATGAATATAGAAGTGCTTAATTTGGATTATAATTTCTTGAACAACAATGATCTGGCATATCTCAAGGGGTTATCAAGTTTAAAGTCCTTGAGTATTGGGGGAAATCAATTGGAAGGGGCAGCAGGTATTACAG TATTGAATAATTTGACAAAGCTAAACAAGTTGGATTTGAGTGACAATAAAATTGACAGCCTCCAGTCTTCCCATG ATGGTGAGAGGCCACTTAATTTGACCAATTTAGAAGAGCTTAATTTGGATGAAAACTCCTTCACGAACAACTTATTGGCACAGCTAAGTGGGTTTTCTAATCTAAAGTCATCGAGTATACGGAATAATCAGCTTAAAGGATCAATAAATATTAAAG AATTATTAGATACTTTAAGCAACTTAGAGGAGTTGGACATGAGTGGAAATGAGGTGAAGGAATTTGTGCCCATAAAGAATAAAG AAAATGGAAGTTTAGGAAAGCTAAAGGTTGCTAACTTAAACGGGGTGTTCAACAATGGAGCTGCTTCTCTAATACAACTCTTGGAGACATTCTCATCTGTTAATACCATACATTTGAGAGGCAATTACTTTAATGACACTTTTTCTACTCAAG ATCAATTGCATGTGCCAAGCAAAATAGAGGAATTAGTACTAGATCGATCATCTCTCAACAACAACATTTTTCAAAGCATTGGTGTATTGGCTTCTCTTAAAATTTTGTCTTTGAGTGGTTGTGGGCTGTCTGGGACATTACCTACCCaag GATGGTGTGATTTACGAAAATTTGAGGTGTTGGATCTTAGTGAAAATGCTCTTAAAGGAACCCTCCCTTCATGTTTGGCTAACTTGTCATCACTTCATTATTTGGATATTTCCGGTAATCAATTCGTCGGGAAAGGCGCCTCCACTGCCTTAGCCAATCTCACTTTGCTTAGATTCATTTCTCTTTCACGAAACCTATTCGAAGTTCCTTCCATTTTCATATCATTTGCCAACCATTCACACCTCAAAGTACTCTCCAGCAATCAAAACAAGTTAGTCGAAGAGCCTACCATTCCAACATGGGTCCCAAAGTTCCAACTAAAAGCCTTTCGTTTGTCAAACTGCACAACAAATGAACTCCATATTGAAATTCCGAAATTCCtctattaccaaaataacctgAGTATTATTGATCTTTCATATAATAATTTTGAAGGGAAGGTTCCTTTTTGGTTGTTAGAGAACAATACAAGAATGGAAGcatttttaatgaagggtaactCTTTTATTGGCCATCTCAATCTTCCATCTCATCCGAATCCAAAGATATCCTTTGTTGATATATCTGACAACAAAATACAAGGTCCAATTCCAGTAAACATTTGTTCAATCTTTCCACAACTAAATGGGTTAAACCTCGCAGGCAATTCCTTTCAAGGTAATATTCCTCCTTGTCTGGGTAGTTTGACCacttcaaatttattattagatCTGTCACATAATTAG
- the LOC108465864 gene encoding receptor-like protein 13 isoform X4, whose product MEAKSLWVLLTTLLFIIQGWRQTEGCLEQERIALFQLKSFFNGNYSLKDWVNVKGSNCCEWEGVECNITTERVIGLYLNFARQWDNREWISNPYGYLNVSLFLPFEELKSLELSGNEIADLVDNQVSVSSAFNNLEILVLTQNYFNDSILSKLKSLTNLKTLELNFNSIKSLRHFQGEKVQPMMNIEVLNLDYNFLNNNDLAYLKGLSSLKSLSIGGNQLEGAAGITELLDTLSNLEELDMSGNEVKEFVPIKNKENGSLGKLKVANLNGVFNNGAASLIQLLETFSSVNTIHLRGNYFNDTFSTQDQLHVPSKIEELVLDRSSLNNNIFQSIGVLASLKILSLSGCGLSGTLPTQGWCDLRKFEVLDLSENALKGTLPSCLANLSSLHYLDISGNQFVGKGASTALANLTLLRFISLSRNLFEVPSIFISFANHSHLKVLSSNQNKLVEEPTIPTWVPKFQLKAFRLSNCTTNELHIEIPKFLYYQNNLSIIDLSYNNFEGKVPFWLLENNTRMEAFLMKGNSFIGHLNLPSHPNPKISFVDISDNKIQGPIPVNICSIFPQLNGLNLAGNSFQGNIPPCLGSLTTSNLLLDLSHN is encoded by the exons ATGGAGGCTAAATCGTTGTGGGTATTACTCACTACACTTCTGTTCATCATACAAGGGTGGCGACAGACTGAGGGGTGCTTGGAGCAGGAGAGAATTGCTCTCTTccaactcaaatctttcttcaaTGGCAATTACTCTTTGAAAGACTGGGTGAATGTAAAGGGTTCGAATTGTTGTGAATGGGAAGGAGTTGAGTGCAACATCACTACTGAACGAGTAATAGGTCTCTATCTTAATTTCGCACGTCAATGGGATAACCGTGAATGGATATCAAATCCATATGGGTATCTCAATGTCTCTTTATTTCTTCCATTTGAGGAACTGAAGAGCCTTGAGTTGAGTGGAAATGAAATTGCAGATCTTGTAGATAACCAAG TATCTGTATCATCTGCTTTCAACAACTTAGAAATTCTTGTATTAACTCAGAATTACTTCAATGATAGTATCCTATCAA AATtgaagagtttgacaaacttgaAGACGTTAGAATTAAACTTCAATAGTATCAAAAGCCTCCGACACTTTCAAG GTGAGAAAGTGCAACCGATGATGAATATAGAAGTGCTTAATTTGGATTATAATTTCTTGAACAACAATGATCTGGCATATCTCAAGGGGTTATCAAGTTTAAAGTCCTTGAGTATTGGGGGAAATCAATTGGAAGGGGCAGCAGGTATTACAG AATTATTAGATACTTTAAGCAACTTAGAGGAGTTGGACATGAGTGGAAATGAGGTGAAGGAATTTGTGCCCATAAAGAATAAAG AAAATGGAAGTTTAGGAAAGCTAAAGGTTGCTAACTTAAACGGGGTGTTCAACAATGGAGCTGCTTCTCTAATACAACTCTTGGAGACATTCTCATCTGTTAATACCATACATTTGAGAGGCAATTACTTTAATGACACTTTTTCTACTCAAG ATCAATTGCATGTGCCAAGCAAAATAGAGGAATTAGTACTAGATCGATCATCTCTCAACAACAACATTTTTCAAAGCATTGGTGTATTGGCTTCTCTTAAAATTTTGTCTTTGAGTGGTTGTGGGCTGTCTGGGACATTACCTACCCaag GATGGTGTGATTTACGAAAATTTGAGGTGTTGGATCTTAGTGAAAATGCTCTTAAAGGAACCCTCCCTTCATGTTTGGCTAACTTGTCATCACTTCATTATTTGGATATTTCCGGTAATCAATTCGTCGGGAAAGGCGCCTCCACTGCCTTAGCCAATCTCACTTTGCTTAGATTCATTTCTCTTTCACGAAACCTATTCGAAGTTCCTTCCATTTTCATATCATTTGCCAACCATTCACACCTCAAAGTACTCTCCAGCAATCAAAACAAGTTAGTCGAAGAGCCTACCATTCCAACATGGGTCCCAAAGTTCCAACTAAAAGCCTTTCGTTTGTCAAACTGCACAACAAATGAACTCCATATTGAAATTCCGAAATTCCtctattaccaaaataacctgAGTATTATTGATCTTTCATATAATAATTTTGAAGGGAAGGTTCCTTTTTGGTTGTTAGAGAACAATACAAGAATGGAAGcatttttaatgaagggtaactCTTTTATTGGCCATCTCAATCTTCCATCTCATCCGAATCCAAAGATATCCTTTGTTGATATATCTGACAACAAAATACAAGGTCCAATTCCAGTAAACATTTGTTCAATCTTTCCACAACTAAATGGGTTAAACCTCGCAGGCAATTCCTTTCAAGGTAATATTCCTCCTTGTCTGGGTAGTTTGACCacttcaaatttattattagatCTGTCACATAATTAG